One Candidatus Delongbacteria bacterium DNA segment encodes these proteins:
- the secA gene encoding preprotein translocase subunit SecA: MFGFLKSIFGGKTDRRAHTLATYQPDVDKINQIYAALASLTDEQLQAKTGELRQRLQDGASTEDILHEAYAVVKDACRRNRGVEYTVMGKTMTWDMVPYDVQLIGAIALHRGGIAEMATGEGKTLVAVLPMYLNALTGRGAHLVTVNDYLAQRDSEWMGLIYRWLGMSVGVILNGQDPVVRKSMYLCDICYGTNNEMGFDYLRDNMVLHLEDRVQRDYHFAIVDEVDSVLIDEARTPLIIAGPVDKSTHKFNELKEPVRRLVDDQFQMTQGLIREARDLWKSEKDNDRYEAGIRLLLAQRSAPKLAEFMDIAKEEGIKRMITRVENDYLREKRLHELDAELFFSIDERGHTIDLQEKGRHKLAMYTSSGEEMFVIPDLSTELVKIDEDPALGEEERLRLVDDLNRIYGDRSERIHNISQLLRAFTLYEKDVEYVVQDGKVQIVDEFTGRILHGRRFSDGLHQALEAKEGVNIERETQTVASITLQNFFRMYERLAGMTGTAATEANEFFSIYKLEVVEIPTNQPVIRNDRDDLIYRTKREKYVAITERIRELHAAKRPVLVGTISVEVSEILSDQLRKAGIPHNVLNAKQHRMEAEIVANAGQPGAVTIATNMAGRGTDIKLGEGVVQTDAQGNKTGGLFILGTERHESRRIDLQLRGRSGRQGDPGDSVFFLSLEDDLMRLFGSERIAGVMDRLGIQEGEVISHSMITNSIGKAQRRVEEQNFAIRKHLIEYDDVMNVQRNTVYARRTSVLLGEDQSNTLEEMIDDVLDTLVEKHCDPPLQPEDWSWVALRQDLLRILLINLVLPEEEMNSMAVETLREKLRQLGRETYTRKRELLGPELMPRLERFALLTAFDRRWKSHLAEMDELKAGIGFQAYAQKNPLVEYKKQGLDMFHDMLMGTYEDALQMITRANLEIRQEDTEFKGRGDEGAQTHHQEAGLLQSGGSMAPKTTSREELEAARAKKEPIKREGPRVGRNDPCPCGSGKKYKACHGKED; encoded by the coding sequence ATGTTTGGATTTCTGAAGAGCATCTTCGGAGGCAAGACCGACCGGCGGGCCCACACCCTGGCCACCTATCAGCCGGACGTGGACAAGATCAACCAGATCTATGCCGCGCTGGCCTCCCTGACGGACGAGCAGCTGCAGGCCAAGACCGGCGAACTGCGCCAGCGGCTGCAGGACGGCGCGTCCACCGAGGACATCCTCCACGAGGCCTACGCTGTGGTCAAGGACGCCTGCCGGCGCAACCGCGGCGTGGAATACACCGTCATGGGCAAGACCATGACCTGGGACATGGTGCCCTACGACGTCCAGCTCATCGGCGCCATCGCCCTGCACCGGGGCGGCATCGCGGAGATGGCCACCGGCGAGGGCAAGACCCTGGTGGCCGTCCTGCCCATGTACCTGAACGCGCTCACCGGGCGCGGCGCCCATCTGGTGACCGTCAACGATTACCTGGCCCAGCGTGACAGCGAGTGGATGGGCCTGATCTACCGCTGGCTGGGCATGAGCGTGGGCGTGATCCTCAACGGCCAGGATCCGGTGGTCCGCAAGTCGATGTACCTGTGCGACATCTGCTACGGCACGAACAACGAGATGGGCTTCGACTATCTGCGCGACAACATGGTCCTGCACCTGGAGGACCGCGTGCAGCGCGATTACCACTTCGCCATCGTGGACGAAGTGGACAGCGTGCTCATCGACGAGGCCCGCACGCCGCTGATCATCGCCGGCCCGGTGGACAAGTCCACGCACAAGTTCAACGAGCTGAAAGAGCCCGTCCGGCGGCTGGTGGACGACCAGTTCCAGATGACCCAGGGCCTGATCCGCGAAGCCCGGGACTTGTGGAAGAGCGAGAAGGACAACGACCGCTACGAGGCGGGCATCCGCCTCTTGTTGGCCCAGCGCAGCGCGCCCAAGCTCGCCGAGTTCATGGATATCGCCAAGGAAGAGGGCATCAAGCGCATGATCACGCGGGTGGAGAACGACTACCTGCGCGAGAAACGGCTGCACGAGCTGGACGCCGAGCTCTTCTTCTCCATCGACGAGCGCGGCCACACCATCGACCTGCAGGAGAAGGGCCGCCACAAGCTGGCCATGTACACGTCCTCCGGCGAGGAGATGTTCGTCATCCCCGACCTCTCCACCGAACTGGTGAAGATCGACGAGGACCCCGCCCTGGGCGAGGAGGAGCGCCTGCGGTTGGTGGACGACCTGAACCGCATCTACGGCGACCGCAGCGAGCGCATCCACAACATCAGCCAGTTGCTGCGCGCCTTCACGCTCTACGAGAAGGACGTGGAGTACGTGGTGCAGGACGGCAAGGTCCAGATCGTGGACGAGTTCACGGGCCGCATCCTGCACGGGCGCCGCTTCTCCGACGGCCTGCACCAGGCCCTGGAGGCCAAAGAAGGCGTCAACATCGAGCGTGAGACGCAGACCGTCGCCTCCATCACCCTGCAGAACTTCTTCCGCATGTACGAGCGGCTGGCGGGCATGACCGGCACGGCGGCCACGGAAGCCAACGAGTTCTTCTCCATCTACAAGCTGGAAGTGGTGGAAATTCCCACCAACCAGCCGGTGATCCGCAACGACCGCGACGATCTCATCTACCGCACCAAGCGGGAGAAGTACGTGGCCATCACCGAGCGGATCCGCGAGCTGCACGCCGCCAAACGCCCCGTGCTGGTGGGCACCATCAGCGTGGAGGTCTCGGAGATCCTCTCCGACCAGCTGCGCAAGGCCGGCATCCCGCACAACGTGCTCAACGCCAAGCAGCACCGGATGGAGGCCGAGATCGTCGCCAACGCCGGCCAGCCCGGGGCGGTGACCATCGCCACCAACATGGCCGGGCGCGGAACGGACATCAAGCTCGGCGAGGGCGTGGTGCAAACCGACGCCCAGGGCAACAAGACGGGCGGCCTGTTCATCCTGGGAACGGAGCGCCATGAGAGCCGGCGCATCGATCTGCAGCTGCGCGGCCGCTCCGGCCGCCAGGGCGACCCGGGCGACAGCGTGTTCTTCCTGAGCCTGGAGGACGACCTGATGCGCCTCTTCGGCTCGGAGCGCATCGCCGGCGTGATGGACCGGCTGGGGATTCAGGAGGGCGAGGTGATCAGCCACAGCATGATCACCAACTCCATCGGCAAGGCCCAGCGCCGGGTGGAAGAGCAGAACTTCGCCATCCGCAAGCACCTGATCGAGTACGACGACGTGATGAACGTCCAGCGCAACACGGTCTACGCCCGCCGCACCAGCGTGCTGCTGGGCGAGGACCAGTCCAACACGCTGGAAGAGATGATCGACGACGTGCTGGACACGCTGGTGGAGAAGCACTGCGATCCGCCGCTGCAGCCGGAGGACTGGAGCTGGGTGGCGCTGCGCCAGGATCTGCTGCGCATCCTGCTCATCAACCTGGTCCTGCCCGAGGAAGAGATGAACTCCATGGCCGTGGAGACGTTGCGCGAGAAGCTGCGTCAGCTGGGCCGCGAAACCTACACGCGCAAGCGCGAGCTGCTGGGGCCGGAACTGATGCCCCGGCTGGAGCGCTTCGCGCTGCTCACCGCCTTCGACCGTCGCTGGAAATCGCACCTGGCGGAGATGGACGAGCTGAAGGCCGGCATCGGTTTCCAAGCCTACGCCCAGAAGAATCCCCTCGTGGAGTACAAGAAGCAGGGTCTGGACATGTTCCACGACATGCTAATGGGCACCTACGAGGACGCGCTGCAGATGATCACGCGGGCCAACCTGGAAATCCGCCAGGAGGACACGGAGTTCAAGGGCCGCGGCGACGAGGGCGCGCAGACTCACCATCAGGAGGCCGGGCTGCTGCAGTCCGGCGGCAGCATGGCCCCCAAGACCACGTCCCGGGAGGAATTGGAGGCGGCGCGGGCCAAGAAGGAGCCGATCAAGCGCGAGGGGCCGCGGGTGGGCCGCAACGATCCCTGCCCCTGCGGGAGCGGCAAGAAGTACAAGGCCTGCCACGGCAAGGAAGACTAG
- the rocD gene encoding ornithine--oxo-acid transaminase — protein sequence MSPLAHGHVSSSEAMELEERYGAHNYHPLPVVLARGEGVHVWDPEGRRYFDFLSAYSAVNQGHCHPRIVQALIEQARVLTLTSRAFFNNVLGEYERYVTETFGYEMVLPMNTGVEGDETACKLARKWGYVKKGIPTDQAKIIVCEGNFHGRTLGIISASTDPDCTNGFGPFLPGFVKIPYNDLAALEAAAADPTVCAFLVEPIQGEAGVFVPDDGYLTQVREICTRHEVLFIADEVQTGIARTGRLLCCDHENVRPDVLILGKALSGGLLPVSAVLADKEIMLCIKPGEHGSTFGGNPLACQVAIAALEVVKEEQLAENAQRLGQVFRQRVAAMGHPMIGTVRGKGLLNAVVVTPQNGKTAWDICVAMKDKGLLAKPTHEHIIRFAPPLVINDAQLDEALAIIEATFKQF from the coding sequence ATGAGCCCGCTCGCCCACGGACACGTCTCGTCCAGCGAAGCCATGGAACTTGAAGAGCGCTACGGGGCGCACAACTACCACCCGCTGCCCGTGGTGCTGGCCCGGGGCGAGGGCGTGCACGTCTGGGATCCGGAAGGCCGGCGCTACTTCGACTTCCTCTCCGCCTACAGCGCAGTGAACCAGGGGCACTGCCATCCGCGCATTGTCCAGGCGCTGATCGAGCAGGCCCGCGTGTTGACCCTGACCAGCCGGGCCTTCTTCAACAACGTGCTGGGTGAATACGAGCGCTATGTCACGGAGACCTTCGGCTACGAGATGGTCCTGCCCATGAACACGGGCGTGGAGGGCGACGAGACCGCCTGCAAGCTGGCCCGCAAGTGGGGCTACGTGAAGAAGGGGATCCCGACGGACCAGGCGAAGATCATCGTCTGCGAGGGCAACTTCCACGGCCGGACCCTGGGCATCATCAGCGCCAGCACGGATCCGGACTGCACCAACGGTTTCGGGCCCTTCCTGCCCGGCTTCGTGAAGATCCCCTACAACGATCTGGCGGCGCTGGAGGCCGCGGCGGCGGATCCCACCGTCTGCGCTTTCCTGGTGGAACCCATCCAGGGCGAGGCAGGCGTCTTCGTGCCGGACGACGGCTACCTGACCCAGGTTCGCGAGATCTGCACACGCCACGAGGTGCTGTTCATCGCCGACGAGGTGCAGACGGGCATCGCGCGCACGGGGCGCCTGCTCTGCTGCGACCACGAGAACGTGCGCCCGGACGTGCTGATCCTGGGCAAGGCGCTCTCCGGCGGCCTGTTGCCGGTCTCGGCCGTGCTGGCCGACAAGGAGATCATGCTCTGCATCAAGCCCGGCGAGCATGGTTCCACCTTTGGTGGCAACCCGCTGGCCTGCCAGGTGGCCATCGCGGCCCTGGAGGTGGTGAAGGAGGAGCAGCTGGCGGAGAACGCCCAGCGGCTGGGCCAGGTCTTCCGCCAGCGCGTGGCCGCCATGGGCCACCCGATGATCGGCACGGTGCGCGGCAAGGGCCTGCTCAACGCCGTGGTGGTGACGCCCCAGAACGGCAAGACGGCCTGGGACATCTGCGTGGCCATGAAGGACAAGGGCCTGCTGGCCAAGCCCACCCACGAGCACATCATCCGCTTCGCGCCGCCGCTGGTGATCAACGACGCCCAACTGGACGAAGCGCTGGCGATCATCGAGGCGACCTTCAAGCAGTTCTGA
- a CDS encoding sigma 54-interacting transcriptional regulator, whose translation MDKDDECKLIELAVSISEGIKRFNVFFGIEAKRICASVFKDAEKRNRILVPSRFGIIGISPVVSALRDRIDRYARSNSPVLIQGESGTGKELAAQALHDAGDRAAAPFIPVNCAAVPESVFESQLFGHVAGAFTGAAKDQPGLIELAGEGTLFLDEVGELPLAVQAKLLRFLENGEYRRLGSEKILKSRARVLAATNRGLGEDSGFRQDLAHRLRRLEILLPPLRERREDIRYLARHRIRQLNLQDGSGWKQLDDAAEQVLESLDFAGNVRELFNLVDHAWHEAVQQIGPPEVERARQRLAAERRELDLPAGAGRELAVNFAEGEAWSLDFAAGSASLRQIQERAACAAIRQTLAHFDGDVIQAARFLDVSRRSIYRYLERERQEG comes from the coding sequence ATGGATAAAGATGATGAATGTAAGCTTATCGAATTGGCTGTATCGATTTCTGAGGGGATAAAAAGATTCAACGTGTTTTTTGGCATAGAAGCAAAACGAATTTGTGCATCTGTTTTTAAAGACGCCGAGAAGAGAAACCGCATCCTCGTTCCATCCCGCTTCGGCATCATCGGAATCTCGCCGGTGGTCAGCGCCTTGCGTGACCGGATCGATCGCTACGCGCGCTCCAACTCGCCGGTGCTGATCCAGGGGGAAAGCGGGACTGGCAAGGAACTGGCGGCCCAGGCCCTGCACGACGCCGGCGATCGGGCGGCGGCGCCCTTCATTCCCGTCAACTGCGCGGCGGTGCCGGAGAGTGTGTTCGAGAGCCAGCTCTTCGGGCACGTGGCCGGCGCCTTCACCGGCGCGGCCAAGGACCAGCCCGGCCTGATCGAGCTGGCCGGCGAGGGCACCCTGTTCCTGGACGAGGTGGGCGAGTTGCCGCTGGCCGTGCAGGCCAAGCTGCTGCGCTTTCTGGAGAACGGCGAGTACCGCCGGCTGGGCAGCGAAAAGATCCTGAAGAGCCGGGCGCGCGTGCTGGCGGCCACCAACCGCGGGCTGGGCGAGGACTCGGGCTTCCGACAGGATCTGGCCCATCGCCTGCGCCGGCTGGAGATCCTGCTGCCGCCCCTGCGCGAGCGGCGCGAGGACATCCGCTACCTGGCCCGGCACCGCATCCGACAACTCAACCTGCAGGACGGCTCGGGCTGGAAGCAGTTGGACGACGCGGCCGAGCAGGTGCTGGAGAGCCTGGACTTCGCGGGCAACGTGCGCGAACTCTTCAACCTGGTGGATCACGCCTGGCACGAGGCCGTGCAGCAGATCGGCCCGCCCGAGGTGGAACGCGCCCGCCAGCGCCTGGCCGCCGAGCGCCGCGAGTTGGACCTGCCCGCAGGCGCGGGACGCGAGCTGGCCGTGAACTTCGCCGAGGGCGAGGCCTGGAGCCTGGACTTCGCGGCGGGGAGCGCCTCCCTGCGGCAGATCCAGGAGCGCGCCGCCTGCGCGGCCATCCGCCAAACCCTGGCGCACTTCGACGGTGACGTGATACAAGCGGCCCGCTTCCTCGATGTGTCACGCCGCTCCATCTACCGCTATCTGGAGCGCGAGCGGCAGGAAGGCTGA
- a CDS encoding TonB-dependent receptor, whose amino-acid sequence MKRCLTAIGCWLLLLPALALAGTTGSLKGLASRAGDGSPVVGANVVLAGTKMGAATDINGVYYITNIPAGTYEVQFSAVGYKGVHLTDLRISADLLKVQNVTLEETALQGEEVTIFAERPLIELDKTSSVQITDAAQLQELPVRGYNDIIKIQSGVQTYNYNTTNAGSYYNENTNGPRISVRGSREDEVMFNVDGVTLNDPYSGFITFRIPDLAWDEFAFLKGNFSAEYGRFMSGVVNWTTKSGQEDYHAAVELTTDAISPEKHRFDQTKMGVALSGPVIPGNPKYRFFMAYEALDYGDRGPSFIDDGAKEKNGLEGSATVVKFTNSITDKMRLDLGLLHSDDEWNEFRQSYLFDLEHMPYYHDKNKAIYARFNHAVASDLNYTLTASFTDIFRFRGDDTFRDDILSYGTNSLPNYDETALFWDTGRMFRNYMKRQTQYTSLRADVAKTIGFDHDLRSGFEMQMYKLRYYEHGFPNAVANTEYDQRWFDLNNFGYNVMGNETDGNGSLTTNGDVADRGYTMAPPEPVTMGFYAQDKIRLDYGIRFDLGLRWDYLDPDAEYIKNPSSPLGDTNDPNDGNDGEFILGEDTKAVDAFSIWSPRLGVSFPVSDVTTFHFNYGRYTQFPSFYSYYVDYGYFERMIKYGGYHTVLGNPNLAPSKTTSYEFGVDHGMGEYTALAFVAYYKSIDDYVNAISVPATPTQYSTYYNMDRAVTKGLEVEFRLNPYKRFSANLNYTISWANGTGSSNNGNDRVAWTGSEPPKFTNPLVFDRRHHFSGVFSYEFSAGDGPRVMDYPILENTTFGFNVDAASGRPYTKKKVYNEVTLGANFPENERAINSSNIDWSYQLDFRFTRGFKAYGVDLDFFLNVINVLGTENYVSVWDSSGDPGTTYWLETSEGQAWMASMAAQGIDGEELYKLREDDPNNWNVPRMLQVGLTVNY is encoded by the coding sequence ATGAAACGATGCTTGACAGCAATTGGCTGCTGGCTCCTCCTTCTCCCCGCCCTTGCACTGGCCGGTACCACCGGCAGCCTCAAGGGATTGGCGAGCAGGGCCGGCGACGGCAGCCCAGTGGTGGGGGCCAACGTGGTGCTGGCAGGGACCAAGATGGGCGCCGCCACCGACATCAACGGCGTGTACTACATCACCAACATTCCGGCCGGCACCTATGAGGTGCAGTTCTCGGCGGTGGGGTACAAGGGCGTCCATCTGACGGATCTGCGCATCAGCGCGGACCTGCTCAAGGTCCAGAACGTCACGCTGGAGGAGACGGCCCTCCAGGGCGAGGAAGTGACCATCTTCGCGGAGCGTCCGCTCATCGAGCTGGACAAGACCTCGTCCGTGCAGATCACCGACGCCGCGCAGCTGCAGGAGCTGCCCGTGCGTGGTTACAACGACATCATCAAGATCCAATCCGGCGTGCAGACCTATAACTACAACACGACCAACGCCGGCAGCTACTACAACGAGAACACCAACGGCCCGCGCATCTCGGTGCGTGGCTCGCGCGAGGACGAGGTGATGTTCAACGTGGACGGCGTCACGTTGAACGACCCCTACTCGGGCTTCATCACCTTCCGCATCCCGGACCTGGCCTGGGACGAGTTCGCTTTCCTCAAGGGCAACTTCTCGGCCGAGTACGGGCGCTTCATGTCGGGCGTGGTCAACTGGACCACCAAGAGCGGCCAGGAAGACTACCACGCTGCGGTGGAGCTGACCACCGACGCCATCAGCCCGGAGAAGCACCGCTTCGACCAGACCAAGATGGGCGTGGCCCTCTCCGGCCCCGTGATTCCCGGCAACCCCAAGTACCGCTTCTTCATGGCCTATGAAGCGCTGGATTACGGCGACCGCGGCCCGTCCTTCATCGACGACGGCGCCAAGGAGAAGAACGGCCTGGAAGGCAGCGCCACCGTGGTGAAATTCACCAACAGCATCACCGACAAGATGCGCCTGGACCTGGGCCTGCTGCACTCGGACGACGAGTGGAACGAGTTCCGCCAGTCCTATCTCTTCGACCTGGAGCACATGCCCTACTACCACGACAAGAACAAGGCGATCTACGCGCGCTTCAACCACGCCGTGGCATCGGATCTCAACTACACGCTGACGGCGAGCTTCACGGACATTTTCCGCTTCCGCGGGGACGACACCTTCCGTGACGACATCCTGAGCTACGGCACCAACAGCCTGCCCAACTACGACGAGACCGCGCTCTTCTGGGACACGGGCCGCATGTTCCGCAACTACATGAAGCGCCAGACCCAGTACACGAGCCTGCGGGCGGACGTGGCCAAGACCATCGGCTTCGATCACGACCTGCGCAGCGGCTTCGAGATGCAGATGTACAAGCTGCGCTACTACGAGCACGGCTTCCCCAACGCCGTGGCCAACACGGAGTACGACCAGCGCTGGTTCGACCTGAACAACTTCGGCTACAACGTGATGGGCAATGAGACGGACGGCAACGGCAGCCTGACCACGAACGGCGACGTGGCGGACCGCGGCTACACCATGGCCCCGCCGGAACCTGTGACCATGGGCTTCTACGCCCAGGACAAGATCCGCCTGGACTACGGCATCCGCTTCGACCTGGGTCTGCGCTGGGACTATCTGGATCCCGACGCCGAGTACATCAAGAACCCCTCCAGCCCGCTGGGTGACACAAACGATCCCAACGACGGCAACGACGGCGAGTTCATCCTGGGCGAGGACACCAAGGCGGTGGACGCCTTCTCCATCTGGAGCCCGCGCCTGGGCGTGAGCTTCCCGGTGAGTGACGTCACGACCTTCCACTTCAACTACGGCCGCTACACGCAATTCCCGTCGTTCTACTCGTACTACGTGGATTACGGCTACTTCGAGCGGATGATCAAGTACGGCGGCTACCACACGGTGCTGGGCAACCCGAACCTGGCGCCGAGCAAGACCACCAGCTACGAGTTCGGTGTGGACCACGGCATGGGCGAGTACACGGCCCTGGCCTTCGTAGCGTATTACAAGTCCATCGACGACTACGTCAACGCCATCAGCGTGCCGGCCACGCCCACCCAGTACAGCACGTACTACAACATGGACCGCGCCGTCACCAAGGGCCTCGAGGTGGAGTTCCGGCTGAATCCCTACAAGCGCTTCTCCGCCAACCTGAACTACACGATCTCCTGGGCCAACGGCACCGGGTCCTCGAACAACGGCAACGACCGCGTGGCCTGGACGGGCAGCGAGCCGCCGAAGTTCACCAACCCGCTGGTCTTTGACCGCCGCCACCACTTCAGCGGCGTGTTCAGCTACGAGTTCTCCGCGGGCGACGGACCGCGCGTCATGGACTACCCGATCCTCGAGAACACCACCTTCGGCTTCAACGTGGACGCAGCCTCGGGCCGTCCCTACACGAAGAAGAAGGTCTACAACGAGGTGACCCTGGGTGCCAACTTCCCCGAGAACGAGCGCGCCATCAACTCCTCCAACATCGACTGGAGCTATCAGCTCGACTTCCGCTTCACGCGGGGCTTCAAGGCCTACGGTGTGGACCTGGATTTCTTCCTCAACGTGATCAACGTGCTGGGCACCGAGAACTACGTCTCGGTGTGGGATTCCTCCGGGGACCCGGGCACCACCTATTGGCTGGAGACCAGCGAGGGCCAGGCCTGGATGGCCAGCATGGCGGCCCAGGGCATCGACGGCGAGGAGCTGTACAAGCTGCGCGAGGACGATCCGAACAACTGGAACGTGCCGCGCATGCTGCAGGTGGGCCTGACGGTCAACTACTAG